In a single window of the Niabella ginsenosidivorans genome:
- a CDS encoding MarR family winged helix-turn-helix transcriptional regulator encodes MNKTVKLVNQWGEFEQKHPGGDIDEFCRYYLAHHKEKPVKGALVGGVVPALIDGLLLKIIGRISKLNMAYANIALKGTGLHQIEEFGILQTIKKEKSPKKTEVIYANLFELSSGTDMLNRLKKRGLIKEYADSEDKRSKRIELTAKGEKVITVCTERIEKNAVMLMNDLPADDKELCIQLLKNIEIKFSALWQKQKGKAFEDIYKEVMTAPKEGKMDKI; translated from the coding sequence ATGAATAAGACGGTTAAATTGGTAAACCAATGGGGTGAATTTGAGCAAAAGCATCCCGGGGGCGACATTGATGAGTTTTGCAGGTACTACCTGGCACACCATAAAGAAAAACCCGTTAAAGGTGCATTGGTAGGCGGTGTAGTGCCCGCGTTAATTGATGGATTGTTGCTGAAGATAATCGGCAGGATAAGCAAGCTGAACATGGCCTATGCCAACATCGCCCTCAAAGGAACCGGTTTACACCAGATTGAAGAATTTGGGATCTTACAAACGATCAAAAAAGAAAAGAGCCCCAAAAAAACAGAGGTCATTTATGCCAATCTGTTTGAGTTGTCCAGCGGGACTGATATGCTGAATCGTTTGAAAAAACGGGGGTTGATAAAAGAATATGCTGATAGCGAGGATAAGCGCTCCAAAAGAATTGAACTCACTGCCAAAGGTGAAAAAGTAATTACTGTATGCACAGAAAGGATTGAAAAAAACGCGGTGATGCTGATGAATGATTTACCGGCTGACGATAAAGAATTATGTATTCAGTTATTGAAAAATATCGAAATTAAATTCTCTGCCTTATGGCAAAAGCAAAAAGGAAAAGCCTTTGAGGATATTTATAAAGAAGTGATGACAGCTCCAAAAGAAGGTAAAATGGACAAAATATAA
- a CDS encoding tyrosine-type recombinase/integrase has protein sequence MNNITAAKLLSTAKTLITYADFKEITVNQHYKKFTPERDSDLEVISLTRKEFTQLINFDLKGNTRLENIRDVFLFSCATGLRYSDLAQLAWHQIEEDSIRQRSVKRKRLVDIPLNHISLRILAKYAGLPKPLPVISNQKSNNALHDLFRETKLNTNIEIIRYKGAERIAAVFPKHELISMYSGRKTFATLSIGEGKTIPEVMAWGGWTDYRSFKRYVNVQGAQMGNNLTNIWS, from the coding sequence ATGAATAATATCACAGCTGCTAAACTGCTAAGTACAGCAAAGACATTGATTACCTATGCTGATTTTAAAGAAATTACCGTTAATCAGCATTATAAAAAATTTACACCTGAAAGGGATAGCGATCTGGAAGTTATCAGCCTGACAAGAAAGGAGTTTACACAGTTAATTAATTTCGATTTAAAGGGCAATACGAGGCTTGAAAATATCCGGGATGTGTTTCTGTTTAGTTGCGCCACCGGTTTGCGATATAGCGACCTTGCGCAGCTTGCATGGCATCAGATTGAGGAAGATAGCATAAGGCAGCGCAGCGTTAAAAGAAAAAGGCTTGTTGATATACCTTTGAACCATATCAGCCTGAGGATATTAGCGAAGTATGCCGGTCTGCCAAAGCCGTTGCCTGTTATCAGTAATCAAAAGAGTAACAACGCCCTGCATGATCTGTTTAGAGAAACGAAGCTGAATACTAACATTGAAATAATACGGTACAAAGGAGCTGAACGGATTGCAGCAGTATTTCCGAAACATGAGCTGATAAGTATGTACAGCGGACGGAAGACTTTCGCTACCCTGTCAATTGGGGAAGGTAAAACGATTCCTGAGGTTATGGCCTGGGGTGGATGGACAGATTACCGGAGCTTTAAACGCTATGTAAATGTCCAGGGTGCGCAAATGGGGAACAATCTTACAAATATTTGGAGTTAA
- a CDS encoding type II toxin-antitoxin system HigB family toxin yields the protein MVIITKTTIEKYARRHTVAAEPLNTWYATAKAADWGHFPDVRNTFKSADYVGNNRIVFNIKGNDFRLIALVLFSTRTMFILWFGTHAEYDKINKLVGAKNIEYED from the coding sequence ATGGTAATAATTACAAAAACGACCATTGAGAAATACGCCCGCAGGCATACTGTTGCGGCTGAACCGTTGAATACCTGGTATGCGACGGCAAAGGCTGCGGACTGGGGTCATTTCCCAGATGTACGGAATACCTTTAAGAGTGCGGATTATGTGGGCAATAACAGGATTGTGTTTAATATCAAAGGCAATGATTTCAGGCTGATCGCTTTGGTATTATTCAGCACAAGAACAATGTTTATATTATGGTTCGGCACACATGCTGAATACGATAAGATTAACAAATTAGTTGGCGCAAAAAATATAGAATATGAAGATTAA
- a CDS encoding helix-turn-helix domain-containing protein — translation MKIKSNKEYKETLHKVYKLMNKGEKKLTAAEKERLEQMAKAAEYYEDHVLKIMPLPVTVVSVVQEKIEELDIPQVKLSKMLNIGTSKLSQILNGKRKPDVPFLKAVHEKLNIDGNLLLEKV, via the coding sequence ATGAAGATTAAAAGCAACAAAGAATACAAGGAAACCCTGCACAAGGTTTACAAGCTCATGAATAAAGGTGAAAAAAAACTGACAGCTGCTGAAAAAGAACGGTTAGAGCAAATGGCAAAGGCGGCTGAATATTACGAGGATCATGTATTGAAAATAATGCCTCTGCCTGTAACCGTTGTATCTGTGGTTCAAGAGAAAATAGAGGAACTGGACATTCCCCAGGTGAAGTTGTCCAAGATGCTAAACATTGGCACATCCAAGTTGTCGCAGATACTCAACGGCAAGCGCAAACCGGATGTTCCGTTCCTGAAGGCCGTGCATGAAAAACTAAATATTGACGGAAACCTGTTGCTGGAGAAGGTATGA
- a CDS encoding helix-turn-helix domain-containing protein produces the protein MEIFHAEPNSPEYDELGVLILLIKDYDERHYSLPAVDILEVIKEKMKEKGLRNKDLEPIIGSKGYVSSILSERRKITLKIAGRLKDYFKLPAEIFLPAS, from the coding sequence ATGGAAATTTTCCATGCGGAGCCAAACAGCCCCGAATATGATGAGCTGGGCGTTTTGATTCTTTTGATAAAAGACTATGACGAAAGACATTACTCCCTGCCCGCGGTAGACATATTGGAAGTGATCAAAGAGAAAATGAAGGAAAAAGGACTGAGGAATAAAGACCTTGAACCTATTATCGGTAGCAAAGGTTATGTATCCTCCATCCTTTCAGAGCGCCGTAAAATAACGCTGAAAATAGCAGGAAGGCTAAAAGACTATTTTAAGTTACCGGCTGAAATATTTTTACCGGCTTCGTAA
- a CDS encoding dihydroorotase: MNILIKQSRIIDPTSSFNGRTADILIVNGIIQSIGKTISHKGAKIVDGKTLHVSPGWVDLFADFADPGYEYRETLSSGAKAAAAGGFTDVCIVPNTRPALDQKSAIEYILAKAAALPVTIHPLGAVTKNTEGKELAEIYDMRHSGAMAFTDGTNAIQSSDIMVKALQYIKPFKGVLIQVPDNKDIQPQGLVNEGITATRLGLQAKPAIAEELLIARDIKLAQYADSRLHITGITTAASVKLVKEARQKKTDVTVSVTPAHLFFSEEDLVTYDTHLKLNPPLRTINDRKALQKGIADGTIDCIATHHIPYDTDHKTVEFEYAKYGMIGLQTAYAVLRTALPEISQERWVELLAINPRKILGLPVPSIKEGAPASLTVFAPEQKWELHADAILSKSKNSAFMGKQLIGKPLGIIHNNRSHLLL, translated from the coding sequence ATGAATATTCTCATTAAGCAATCCAGGATCATCGACCCCACCTCTTCTTTTAATGGTCGTACCGCCGACATTCTTATTGTAAATGGTATTATTCAATCCATCGGCAAAACTATTTCCCATAAAGGAGCTAAGATCGTAGATGGCAAAACGCTGCACGTGAGCCCCGGTTGGGTGGATCTTTTTGCGGATTTTGCAGATCCGGGTTATGAATACCGGGAAACGCTTTCCTCCGGTGCCAAAGCGGCGGCAGCCGGTGGGTTTACAGATGTATGCATCGTTCCCAATACCCGGCCGGCGCTGGATCAGAAGTCGGCTATAGAATACATACTGGCAAAAGCAGCCGCTCTTCCGGTAACCATTCATCCTTTGGGAGCCGTTACCAAAAATACAGAGGGTAAAGAACTGGCGGAGATCTATGATATGCGCCACTCAGGAGCCATGGCATTTACAGACGGTACCAATGCCATCCAGTCGTCAGATATTATGGTAAAAGCACTGCAATACATTAAACCATTTAAGGGGGTATTGATACAGGTGCCGGATAATAAAGACATACAACCCCAAGGACTGGTCAATGAGGGTATAACCGCCACCCGTTTAGGCCTGCAGGCCAAACCTGCCATTGCTGAAGAATTGTTAATAGCACGCGATATAAAACTGGCACAATATGCAGACTCCCGCCTGCATATTACCGGCATCACCACTGCCGCATCTGTGAAGCTGGTAAAGGAGGCCCGGCAAAAAAAAACCGATGTAACCGTTTCTGTAACACCGGCTCATTTGTTTTTCAGCGAGGAAGACCTGGTTACCTACGATACCCATCTGAAGCTGAACCCGCCCTTACGTACGATTAACGACCGGAAGGCGCTTCAAAAAGGTATTGCTGATGGCACCATCGACTGTATAGCCACGCACCATATTCCTTATGATACGGATCACAAAACAGTAGAGTTTGAATATGCAAAATACGGGATGATCGGCTTGCAGACGGCCTATGCGGTTTTAAGAACCGCCCTGCCGGAAATTTCGCAGGAACGCTGGGTAGAACTGCTGGCTATTAACCCGCGGAAAATTCTCGGGCTGCCCGTTCCTTCTATCAAAGAAGGCGCCCCCGCTTCTCTTACGGTTTTTGCACCCGAACAAAAATGGGAGCTGCATGCTGATGCCATATTATCCAAAAGTAAAAATTCAGCTTTCATGGGCAAACAATTAATTGGCAAGCCTTTAGGAATTATTCATAATAATCGGTCTCATCTTTTACTTTAG
- a CDS encoding DUF4199 domain-containing protein encodes MTINATRKGFITGVLMVLLGLLLIWQKVPNTSGLQYLVFLLYGAGIVWAIYPAAQSGSWMFKGLFNQGFRCFVIVTLIMAVYTFIFFQFNKARIEKDIEVAKQERLKTAKDRTPAEIEQEAQTTRKFYIPLMVSQTIFQYLLIGVVVSTVTAGTLSLSRKK; translated from the coding sequence ATGACGATCAACGCAACCAGGAAAGGGTTTATTACAGGCGTGCTGATGGTACTGCTGGGTCTGCTGCTCATCTGGCAGAAGGTGCCCAATACATCAGGCCTCCAGTACCTGGTATTCTTATTATATGGTGCCGGCATCGTTTGGGCCATTTACCCGGCAGCGCAAAGCGGCAGTTGGATGTTCAAAGGTTTATTTAACCAGGGGTTCCGCTGTTTTGTTATCGTTACCCTTATTATGGCGGTTTATACCTTTATTTTTTTCCAGTTTAATAAAGCCCGGATCGAAAAAGATATTGAGGTAGCCAAACAGGAGCGCCTGAAAACAGCTAAAGACCGCACACCTGCTGAAATAGAGCAGGAAGCGCAAACTACCCGCAAATTTTATATACCGCTGATGGTATCCCAAACCATTTTCCAGTACCTGCTGATCGGCGTGGTTGTTTCCACCGTCACAGCAGGAACCTTATCTTTGTCCCGGAAAAAATAA
- a CDS encoding glycosyltransferase family 2 protein, with protein sequence MDISVAIPLLNEEESLPELTEWIERVMRENHYTYEIIFVDDGSTDHSWEVICALRDKNEHIKGIKFQRNYGKSAALYEAFRAAQGDVVITMDADLQDSPDEIPELYRMIIEEKYDLVSGWKKKRYDNTLTKNIPSKIYNAATRRMSGIKLHDMNCGLKSYNKKVVKSIEVYGEMHRYIPVLAKWAGFKKIGEKVVEHRKRKYGVSKFGWDRFINGFLDLLSITFVGKFSKRPMHFFGVWGIVFFLIGCLASLYLVLSKIFNADFSITNRPGFYIALAALIIGMQLFLSGFIAELISRNAPGRNAYLIEEKRGIN encoded by the coding sequence ATGGATATTTCTGTAGCTATACCTTTATTGAACGAGGAAGAATCGTTGCCTGAATTAACCGAATGGATCGAAAGGGTGATGCGGGAAAACCATTATACCTATGAGATCATCTTTGTTGATGACGGCAGTACGGATCATTCCTGGGAGGTGATCTGCGCGCTCAGGGATAAAAATGAGCACATCAAGGGCATCAAGTTCCAGCGCAATTATGGTAAATCAGCTGCGCTGTACGAAGCTTTCCGGGCTGCGCAGGGAGACGTGGTCATTACCATGGATGCGGATCTGCAGGATAGCCCCGACGAGATCCCGGAATTGTACCGCATGATCATTGAGGAAAAATACGACCTGGTAAGCGGATGGAAAAAGAAACGGTATGACAATACCCTGACCAAGAATATTCCTTCCAAAATCTACAACGCGGCTACGCGGCGTATGAGCGGCATCAAGCTGCACGATATGAACTGCGGCCTGAAGTCCTACAATAAAAAGGTTGTCAAAAGTATTGAAGTGTATGGGGAGATGCACCGTTACATTCCTGTCCTGGCCAAATGGGCCGGTTTTAAAAAGATCGGCGAAAAAGTAGTAGAGCACCGCAAGCGGAAATATGGGGTCAGCAAATTTGGATGGGACCGCTTTATCAACGGGTTCCTGGATCTGCTTTCCATCACTTTTGTGGGCAAGTTCTCCAAACGCCCGATGCATTTTTTTGGTGTTTGGGGCATCGTCTTCTTCCTGATCGGTTGTTTGGCATCGCTCTATCTTGTGCTGTCAAAGATATTCAACGCTGATTTTTCCATTACCAATCGTCCCGGTTTTTATATCGCCCTGGCCGCCCTTATCATAGGTATGCAGTTATTCCTTTCAGGATTCATAGCCGAGCTGATTTCCCGTAACGCCCCGGGCCGCAATGCTTATCTGATAGAAGAAAAAAGAGGCATAAACTAA
- a CDS encoding glycosyltransferase translates to MAKVIIIGPAHPLRGGLATFDHRLAKAFQETGHECAIWSFALQYPAFLFPGKSQFTEEPAPEGITIHTRINSINPLNWIKTGNAIAKESPDIVVVRYWLPFMGPALGTILRRIRKNKKTRIICIADNITPHEKRPGDKPFTRYFIKACDGFITMSEKVMTDLRTLTGKPAQLVPHPLYDNFGPPVSMKDARAHLGLPPDDPIILFFGFIRKYKGLDLLLRAVSDLRSHPDPDSYQGNLKLLVAGEFYEDETAYQNLIDELGIREMVILRTNFIPDSEVRYYLCAANLLVQPYRNATQSGVTPLAYYFEKPMVVTNVGGLPSLVPHGKSGLIAAPDAAAIASAVAEFFKLGENHFIPHLRAGKEKYSWGNLVNAIMDLARKTIKDDTQK, encoded by the coding sequence ATGGCAAAAGTTATTATCATAGGACCGGCGCATCCCTTACGCGGGGGCCTTGCCACGTTTGATCACCGGCTTGCAAAAGCTTTTCAGGAAACGGGGCATGAATGCGCCATCTGGTCATTTGCATTGCAATACCCGGCTTTCCTGTTTCCCGGTAAATCGCAATTTACGGAGGAACCGGCGCCGGAAGGCATTACCATACATACAAGGATCAATTCCATTAACCCGCTCAACTGGATAAAAACGGGCAACGCAATCGCCAAGGAATCTCCGGATATTGTGGTGGTCCGCTACTGGCTGCCTTTTATGGGGCCTGCGCTGGGCACCATTCTACGCCGTATCCGTAAAAACAAAAAGACCCGGATCATTTGCATTGCAGATAACATCACCCCGCATGAGAAGCGCCCGGGCGACAAACCATTTACCCGGTATTTTATAAAAGCCTGCGACGGGTTCATCACCATGAGCGAAAAAGTAATGACAGACCTCAGAACGCTTACCGGTAAGCCTGCGCAACTGGTGCCGCACCCTTTATATGACAATTTCGGGCCACCCGTTTCCATGAAAGACGCAAGAGCGCACCTGGGGCTGCCTCCGGATGATCCCATTATCCTGTTCTTTGGATTTATCAGGAAATATAAAGGGCTGGATCTGTTGTTAAGAGCGGTCTCAGATCTAAGATCTCATCCCGATCCCGATAGCTATCAGGGCAATCTTAAATTACTGGTTGCCGGTGAATTTTATGAAGACGAAACGGCATATCAAAACCTGATTGATGAACTGGGCATCCGGGAGATGGTCATTTTAAGAACGAATTTCATCCCGGACAGCGAAGTGCGCTATTATTTATGTGCCGCCAACCTGCTGGTACAGCCTTACCGCAATGCCACACAAAGCGGTGTTACCCCGCTGGCTTATTATTTTGAAAAGCCTATGGTTGTTACCAATGTCGGGGGATTGCCCTCGCTGGTGCCTCACGGCAAAAGCGGCCTTATAGCTGCGCCGGACGCAGCGGCAATAGCCAGCGCGGTTGCTGAATTTTTCAAATTAGGAGAAAACCATTTTATTCCACATCTTCGTGCCGGAAAGGAAAAATACAGTTGGGGCAACCTGGTAAATGCAATCATGGACCTTGCCCGAAAAACAATAAAAGATGATACACAGAAGTAA
- a CDS encoding GHMP family kinase ATP-binding protein has product MIHRSKAPLRIGLAGGGTDVSPYCDEFGGAILNATISLNASATIETTDDGKISLEAMDRNESEQYEWTQSLPLNGRLDLLKGVYNRIQKDYPFQNEGFKLTTYVDAPAGSGLGTSSTLVVAIVGAFVELLQLPLGEYDIAHYAYEIERNDLQLAGGRQDQYAATFGGVNYMEFYAHDKVIVNPLRIRQRYLDELENNLLLYYTSTSRESAKIIMEQSKNVTQKKGQSIEAMHQLKQQAQMMKEALLKGQLDEIGKILDIGFEQKRRMAAGINNELIDTIYETAKKNGASGGKISGAGGGGFMIFYCPGNTKYRVRERLLQFGGTSRTYQFVKHGLKTWTV; this is encoded by the coding sequence ATGATACACAGAAGTAAAGCGCCTTTAAGGATTGGGTTAGCCGGCGGAGGCACTGACGTAAGCCCCTATTGCGATGAATTTGGTGGTGCCATTTTAAATGCGACCATTTCACTGAACGCCAGCGCTACCATTGAAACCACCGATGATGGAAAAATCTCACTGGAAGCAATGGACCGGAATGAGTCGGAACAATATGAATGGACGCAATCCTTACCGTTAAACGGCCGGCTGGATCTGCTGAAAGGTGTTTATAACAGGATACAAAAGGACTATCCTTTTCAAAACGAAGGATTTAAGCTAACCACTTATGTAGATGCGCCGGCAGGCTCCGGTCTTGGTACTTCTTCTACCCTTGTGGTAGCCATTGTTGGGGCTTTTGTAGAACTGCTGCAATTACCGTTGGGAGAATATGACATTGCGCACTATGCCTATGAAATAGAACGGAACGACCTGCAGCTGGCCGGGGGGCGCCAGGACCAGTATGCGGCTACCTTTGGCGGTGTTAATTACATGGAGTTTTATGCACATGATAAAGTTATTGTAAATCCGCTGCGCATCCGGCAGCGATACCTGGATGAACTGGAAAATAATTTGTTACTTTATTACACCTCCACCAGCAGGGAGTCGGCCAAGATCATTATGGAGCAAAGTAAAAATGTTACCCAGAAAAAAGGCCAGTCTATTGAAGCCATGCACCAGCTAAAGCAGCAGGCCCAGATGATGAAAGAGGCATTGCTCAAAGGCCAGCTGGATGAGATCGGGAAGATCCTGGATATCGGCTTTGAGCAGAAACGGCGCATGGCAGCCGGTATCAATAATGAATTAATTGATACTATCTATGAAACCGCAAAAAAAAACGGGGCTTCCGGCGGAAAGATCAGCGGTGCAGGCGGCGGTGGCTTTATGATCTTTTATTGCCCCGGCAATACCAAATACAGGGTAAGGGAGCGCCTCCTGCAATTTGGCGGCACCTCCCGCACCTATCAATTTGTAAAACACGGATTAAAAACCTGGACAGTATAA
- a CDS encoding D-sedoheptulose-7-phosphate isomerase: MNDQIKSLVQASIDVKKQVLDNEALLQTVEQVVNLIVDAFKNGNSVYFCGNGGSAADAQHLAAEFSGRFYKDRKALPAEALHCNTSYLTAVANDYSFELIYSRIIDGIGKKGDILIGLSTSGNSANIVKAFEQAKTKGLITIGFTGTTGGILKTTSDYLINVPSSDTPRIQECHMLLGHSICQLVEERYFNEAVTG; encoded by the coding sequence ATGAATGATCAGATAAAATCCCTGGTACAGGCATCCATTGATGTAAAAAAACAGGTACTGGATAACGAAGCGCTTTTACAAACAGTAGAGCAGGTGGTTAACCTTATTGTTGACGCTTTTAAGAATGGAAACAGTGTGTACTTTTGTGGCAATGGCGGCAGCGCAGCTGATGCGCAGCACCTGGCTGCAGAGTTCAGCGGCCGCTTTTATAAGGACCGCAAAGCCCTGCCGGCAGAAGCATTGCACTGCAATACCTCCTATCTTACTGCGGTAGCCAACGATTACAGTTTTGAGCTCATCTATTCCCGCATCATTGATGGCATTGGCAAAAAGGGTGATATATTGATTGGCCTGAGCACTTCCGGTAATTCAGCCAATATTGTTAAAGCCTTTGAGCAGGCCAAGACCAAAGGGCTCATCACTATTGGTTTTACTGGTACCACCGGCGGCATTCTGAAAACCACCAGTGATTATCTTATTAATGTACCCTCATCAGATACGCCCCGCATACAGGAATGCCATATGTTACTGGGTCATAGTATTTGCCAACTCGTGGAAGAAAGATATTTTAACGAAGCGGTCACTGGTTAA
- a CDS encoding HAD-IIIA family hydrolase — MLQKRLEGNWKNAQEAIILAGGLGTRLREAVPDLPKCMAPVAGQPFLYYVINYLRRQGIQRFIFSLGYRHEVIEAYLQKEFSALQYQCCVEEEPLGTGGAIHLALTKADGEHIFVMNGDSFFAFDAEKMHQLHTTAKAACTLALKPMQDFDRYGVVTLDASGHITSFKEKQYYEKGLINAGVYLVSKPQLFAKQFPSKFSFEKDYLEQYVSEGKFCGSVEEGYFIDIGIPADYTKAGKDFQPKPFELSGITKDWTLFLDRDGVINEERPGNYVLHKGEFEFYKGVPEAIGKFTHYFKHVIIITNQRGIGRGLMDEQALYGIHELLSGAIKDSGGHIPAIYYATAVDPKDFFRKPNPGMALQATEDFSDIDLSKSIMVGNNLSDMKLGKNAGMRTIYLTTTNEPETLPHAFIDLQLPDLKSLADRLP; from the coding sequence ATGCTTCAGAAACGCCTGGAAGGGAACTGGAAAAATGCACAGGAAGCAATTATTCTTGCAGGAGGGCTGGGCACCCGCTTAAGAGAAGCTGTGCCGGACCTGCCCAAATGCATGGCGCCCGTTGCCGGGCAGCCTTTTCTCTATTATGTGATCAATTACCTGCGCAGGCAGGGCATACAACGCTTCATTTTCAGCCTCGGTTACCGGCATGAGGTCATAGAGGCCTATCTGCAAAAAGAGTTTTCAGCTTTGCAATATCAATGCTGTGTGGAAGAGGAACCGCTGGGAACAGGAGGCGCCATTCACCTGGCATTAACAAAAGCCGATGGGGAGCATATTTTTGTGATGAACGGAGATAGCTTTTTTGCTTTTGATGCGGAGAAAATGCACCAACTGCATACAACAGCAAAAGCCGCATGTACACTGGCGCTGAAGCCAATGCAGGATTTTGACCGGTATGGCGTGGTAACGCTGGATGCCTCCGGCCACATTACCAGTTTTAAAGAAAAACAGTATTATGAAAAGGGCCTGATCAATGCCGGTGTTTACCTCGTAAGTAAACCGCAGCTCTTTGCAAAACAGTTCCCATCAAAATTCTCCTTTGAGAAGGATTATCTGGAACAGTACGTTAGCGAAGGAAAATTCTGCGGCTCAGTTGAAGAAGGCTATTTTATAGACATCGGCATTCCCGCAGATTACACCAAGGCCGGGAAAGACTTTCAACCGAAACCCTTTGAGCTGTCCGGGATCACAAAAGACTGGACCCTGTTCCTGGACCGGGACGGGGTGATCAATGAAGAACGCCCGGGCAACTATGTATTGCATAAAGGAGAATTTGAATTCTACAAAGGCGTGCCCGAAGCCATTGGAAAATTCACCCATTATTTCAAGCACGTCATTATTATTACCAATCAGCGGGGAATCGGCCGCGGGCTGATGGATGAACAGGCATTGTATGGCATTCATGAGCTGCTGAGCGGAGCTATAAAAGATTCCGGCGGGCATATTCCTGCCATCTATTATGCCACTGCAGTTGATCCAAAGGATTTTTTCCGCAAACCCAATCCCGGCATGGCCTTACAGGCAACTGAAGACTTCAGCGATATTGATCTTTCAAAATCGATAATGGTAGGTAATAACCTGTCTGATATGAAACTTGGGAAGAACGCGGGGATGCGCACCATCTACCTTACCACCACCAATGAACCGGAAACATTACCGCATGCCTTTATTGACCTGCAGCTTCCGGATCTTAAATCCCTGGCAGACCGCCTGCCCTGA
- a CDS encoding tRNA1(Val) (adenine(37)-N6)-methyltransferase has protein sequence MPNSYFQFKQFVVHQEGCSMKVTTDACLFGAWTARQLTGKYERILDIGTGTGLLSLMMAQSNTAPIDAIEIQKTDFTRALANVKASPWSQQIKVLYGDVLEYGFDTRYDVIVSNPPFYEADLKGTSAGRNIAHHDEGLSLHDLAGALKKQLQFGGLFFLLFPAKREAELADELGQCGLFINRICFVQQTAAHSPFRIMVKGSFTKVPAVKQRILIRSGKEYSPEFTALLKPYYLHM, from the coding sequence ATGCCAAATTCTTATTTTCAGTTTAAGCAATTTGTTGTGCACCAGGAAGGCTGCTCCATGAAGGTAACAACAGATGCCTGCCTGTTCGGAGCCTGGACTGCCCGTCAGCTGACCGGCAAGTATGAGCGGATCCTTGATATTGGCACGGGCACAGGCCTGTTGAGCCTGATGATGGCCCAAAGCAATACCGCACCTATAGACGCTATTGAGATACAGAAAACCGATTTTACCCGGGCACTTGCCAATGTAAAAGCAAGCCCGTGGAGCCAGCAGATAAAAGTGCTTTACGGCGATGTGCTGGAGTACGGTTTTGATACGCGCTATGATGTTATTGTCAGCAATCCGCCATTTTATGAGGCTGACCTGAAGGGAACAAGTGCCGGCAGGAATATTGCGCATCATGATGAAGGGCTATCCCTGCATGATCTGGCAGGGGCACTGAAAAAACAGTTACAATTCGGTGGCTTGTTTTTCTTATTGTTCCCTGCAAAAAGAGAAGCGGAGCTGGCAGACGAACTGGGCCAATGCGGTCTTTTTATAAACAGGATCTGCTTTGTACAGCAAACGGCCGCTCATTCTCCTTTCAGGATCATGGTAAAAGGTTCTTTCACGAAGGTACCGGCAGTAAAACAAAGGATACTCATACGCAGCGGGAAGGAATATTCACCGGAATTTACAGCGCTTTTAAAACCTTATTATCTGCATATGTGA